In Passer domesticus isolate bPasDom1 chromosome 1, bPasDom1.hap1, whole genome shotgun sequence, one DNA window encodes the following:
- the LOC135282937 gene encoding uncharacterized protein LOC135282937 isoform X5: MYCPRQQKWMISEWKSWMKTKYLFHQVQHHFLRHGLSAEGRERTTCLSDSWHIFLLCLLSLPACRAEISFPWRKIMYVKGFEDKRAKASEVAQVKDRSYQLIKNQFCGYRTKKSCMDILEREDISAEEHFGSAVPAFHPKFYLTMTKPMADEREAVAAGAVSSECGEKSVRT, translated from the exons ATGTACTGCCCCAGACAACAGAAGTGGATGATTTCAGA GTGGAAATCTTGGATGAAGACTAAGTACCTCTTCCACCAG GTGCAGCACCACTTTCTTAGGCATGGCCTGAGCGCAGAGGGAAGAGAGAGGACCACCTGCTTGTCAGACTCCTGGCACATTTTTTTGCTCTGTCTCCTCAGTTTGCCTGCCTGTAGAGCAGAGATAAGTTTTCCCTGGAGGAAAATCATGTATGTGAAGGGCTTTGAAG ACAAAAGAGCAAAAGCCTCTGAAGTAGCACAAGTCAAGGACAGAAGTTACCAGCTCATAAAAAACCAGTTCTGTGGGTACAGAACAAAGAAATCCTGTATGGACATACTGGAAAGAGAAGACATCT CAGCTGAGGAGCATTTTGGGAGTGCTGTGCCAGCTTTCCATCCAAAGTTTTATCTGACAATGACCAAACCAATGGCAGATGAGAGAGAGGCCGTCGCAGCTGGAGCAGTATCTTCAGAATG
- the LOC135282937 gene encoding uncharacterized protein LOC135282937 isoform X4, with protein MYCPRQQKWMISEWKSWMKTKYLFHQVQHHFLRHGLSAEGRERTTCLSDSWHIFLLCLLSLPACRAEISFPWRKIMYVKGFEDKRAKASEVAQVKDRSYQLIKNQFCGYRTKKSCMDILEREDISAEEHFGSAVPAFHPKFYLTMTKPMADEREAVAAGAVSSEWLGALITCACS; from the exons ATGTACTGCCCCAGACAACAGAAGTGGATGATTTCAGA GTGGAAATCTTGGATGAAGACTAAGTACCTCTTCCACCAG GTGCAGCACCACTTTCTTAGGCATGGCCTGAGCGCAGAGGGAAGAGAGAGGACCACCTGCTTGTCAGACTCCTGGCACATTTTTTTGCTCTGTCTCCTCAGTTTGCCTGCCTGTAGAGCAGAGATAAGTTTTCCCTGGAGGAAAATCATGTATGTGAAGGGCTTTGAAG ACAAAAGAGCAAAAGCCTCTGAAGTAGCACAAGTCAAGGACAGAAGTTACCAGCTCATAAAAAACCAGTTCTGTGGGTACAGAACAAAGAAATCCTGTATGGACATACTGGAAAGAGAAGACATCT CAGCTGAGGAGCATTTTGGGAGTGCTGTGCCAGCTTTCCATCCAAAGTTTTATCTGACAATGACCAAACCAATGGCAGATGAGAGAGAGGCCGTCGCAGCTGGAGCAGTATCTTCAGAATG GCTTGGAGCCTTGATAACTTGTGCATGTAGCTGA